A region from the Thermoplasmatales archaeon genome encodes:
- a CDS encoding Putative snRNP Sm-like protein, whose translation MPKPTINVIKPLDVLKNSIERNVLVDVRGNRGYSGILEGYDVYMNLVIRDAGEVIGGETKGVHERILVRGDNVIFVSPSKSD comes from the coding sequence ATGCCTAAACCCACAATTAACGTAATTAAACCACTAGATGTACTGAAAAATTCAATAGAAAGGAATGTTCTGGTCGACGTAAGGGGAAACAGAGGATATTCTGGTATATTGGAAGGATATGATGTATACATGAATCTTGTTATAAGAGATGCCGGTGAGGTCATCGGCGGCGAAACAAAGGGAGTTCATGAGAGAATTCTTGTAAGAGGAGACAATGTGATATTTGTGTCTCCATCAAAGAGTGACTGA